Part of the Mya arenaria isolate MELC-2E11 chromosome 8, ASM2691426v1 genome, CAATATTGTGGGTTTACACAACGCGATTTCGTGAATATATTGTGGTTTGCACAACATTATCCATAGGGGCAGAACTTTTTTAGGTCCCTCGTTCAAGAATATAAGATTATCGATACGTTCGTTGATACGATGGCATCCACCTGCTGTTGTTCTTTTGCGTAATTACTTTAAACGTAATTTCATGCTTTCATTAATCATAATCAAAATTCGaattatttccatgtaaattaCAACAATGTTTAGAAACAATATTGCTTTGAGAAATAAAACGCAAATGCAAACGAATGTAGTGTTGATCACATTATACACTATTACACTAAATTCTAAAAACGATACACCCTCATTCCAGACAGAATCCCTCTCAGATCAGCGGATACGTGATCAGCAGCAGTAGTGATGCCTGTGAAGAACAAGTCGCGGGAGGGCGGCCAGTGGCGCCGTGCCCAACGCATGGAACAGGGAAATCCGGAGGCTAACTTTGAACTCGATTACTTAGGTAATCATGACTTCCGATTCACATATTAACCAATAGCTGGTTTATACCTTCTTcctttagctcgattgtgatgAAAGCTTATAGCTTATATACTCATGTATAAGATCGTGTTCTGGGTAGAAACTGACACGTACTGATGTCCATAATGAGAGTTCATGAGAAAGTTTACCTGGAAGGTGAAAGTGGCAAGAGCCTCTCATCCAAAAGGTCGTAAGTCTGATCCTCTTTTTTAATCCCAGAGAGTAAGTTAAGAGCACATATATGTATGCAAACATGTCGTTACAGTATGTTTGTGGAACCGCAAGGCATTGTATATTGTCTGCCTAAATATCAGCTTTACGGGAAGTCATAAAGGTGATGCAGTTTAGAAACACTAATATATCAAATACGTTACCATATTAGTTATACATTGACTTCTTTGGAATAACCGAATAACTGAATACTAAGATCAATAATTTCAATCGGAGAACGCTTGGCAGTTTTGACTATTTTTCCGAGAAATTCATATTGGAATGAAATGTATACGTGcatgcaaatatttttcaataccaaaatgtaaacacaaatgttttaaaacttccACTATGGACTATTGTTATCATATGAGTATAATTAGAGACCTGACTGCATGATCCAACACTCAGATGAGGTTTGAGTATATGTTTCTGGTGTGTTTTCAGATCAAGGGTTTAGAAGCGAGGCGTCACTGTCCTTAGCGGCGGAAATCGGCGATTCGGCGGCTTCTGATCAATTCCAGAGGGAGGTACGTTCAAAGTCATTCGCCCGACTGCGAttcattagcttacattttgataaaacactCTTCTCggtgtatttattatatttgccTTGCCATTAAATGCTGTAGAGGGCCGTTCAATTACATGAGCCCTACATAAAGTAATTTTAACAATCATATTGCAGGTatcttaaaacttaaaaataatggAGAACAAAGAGGGCAACAGAAATGTACTTTTTCTTTTGACAGGTTCTCCCATTAATACGctttaaattaatttgcttTCTATTATTCTACTTGATTAAGGTTGCCAACAAGACTCGAACATTGTTGATTGGTCGACAGGAAGCGGAAATGGAAGTGTTAACGGATATGATAGTGAGCAAGACCGGAAACTTTGACAGGGCGCTTATTTATGTTTTGGGACATTGGAAGAACGAGTCAAAGgtttaacaatttaaatcattagtatcacttgtataattatgtaagtGCGCTCAAAATAATGAACGTGtgtaaaacatgtcaaaatatagatattttgtAAACGATTTATTTTCTTCTCAGTTTATTGCATTAGCTGCTaccattttaaaatgcattaaacacaCTTCATGGTTTTCACTTTTTGTCAATTTAAATCTAACAAGTTCCCGCTATAGTTGATATTACTTGCATTAACTCCATCGCGCTGTCggaaacaatatataattatattaacatagACTACACCGTGCATTACCTATGTCTCAGATCCTGGTGATGGTGAACAGCCTGATCCATCGGGGCGCAAACACTTCCGCCGCGGACGAATCCCTCAAGACCCCTCTACACTTCGCTGTCGAACAAGGACTAAAAGGCAGTAATGTTTTCATTGCTGTTTCTTATTCAATCAACTGCTTCAGATAGATCATACAATATCGTAACATTTAGTCGTGTATACATTTGAACACATTATATGGAGTCCGGGTATGATTGGGCTAACGTGAACTCTAAGCGTTCTACTGTTGCACACATTTGAGCGGTGAAGGCGAAAGAGTAGTACGAATAACTTGTATATTTTGCCCTTCGTATTTAAAGTATGCCCCTTCTTTGATAAATATGCTGAGGGCTTAAAGTTCTAATGCATGAACAGGTGTGACCGGCAAGCTACTTGAGAATGACGCCCTGCCACACTCCCGGGACAGAGACGGACGCCTCGCTCTGGAGACCGCCCTCAAAAATGAGAATGACGAGCTCGCCGCCCTCCTTCTGGCATACATGCCCAACAGATTGTACGCAACTGTATACTATAGTGAGCTATTTGTTACCCTCTTTCAAATCATTGACTGGTATAATGGTTATGTTTCGCCCAACACCATCGCTGTTATAAAGGATATAATTGTACAAACGACCATAAATTCCAATTTGCAAGTAAACTAGCATTTCTTATCCATCCAATCCGATTTAACGTAAATATACAATCGAGGCGAGTTGAAGAGTTCAATTCGGTAGTTTCTTTATCGttcattatttcaattcaatatgaaatcattataatTGATAGCCGAATGGCTAACCATTCTTCACTCCTAAAATGATCAGTCgttattatgatttaaacatgCGAAAGTCACCAAGTATTAAGGATACGACGATACGGTCATCACGCCATACGATAAGGTTAAAAAAAACGACTCTTTCTAATATGCTGCCTTTCGATATCCCCAGTGTAAAATGACATGGCGCGTTTCGCCATTGTAGTTTAATTCTCGATTgaatcttaatatttaaaataaatatattaatcaatACAACTTACTTGTAGTGTCCGGGGTCTGTTTCTGTCTGACAACAACAAGCCAGCCGAGTTTTCGCTCCACAAACTTATTAGATCGGAGAAATTGCAGGTAACCTGTTGaagacatatttttataaatgttgctAGCGGAAGGAAGTAATTATTCATgcagaaacaaatacattttaaattaaaaagtacCAAATAGGTATTTGTCTGcctttttttctgcattttggactttataatattgttaaattggGACGTCCATTCTTCTCTTTATTACtaatattgttttggcgttgtccttACATTGGGTCTCGTGAAATTATACCGAAACACTAATCTGtattttttgcgctttttaatacatatttcattatcCTTACCACAAACATTCGCACGCTCTTATTTTGTGTCTTACCTAGCGGACGGTGTTGTCGGTGCTGGACTGTACCATCGAGTCGCAGGGTTCTGCGAACAGTATCAAGGTTTATTACGGCGCCCTAGAGGCGGACGAAGCTGGGCAGCCACCCGATCACCCAGAGTTCAAATACACCGACAAATCCTGCCTGCATGTTATCGCTAAACAAGGAAATAAGGTTACATCTAGTATTAAGCTTTCAGCAAGGTTTAGGCTTACAGAGACTATATTAAGTTAACTTGCACGAAGGCAAACATAATTTGAATACTTTTCCTGAACGTTGCAGTACATTTCCTTCGTTTACTCTCTTTGTTTACTTTGGTGTTTTACTTAGATTTATATGAACTTGTTCTTCTTACATTACTTTTCTTTATAAGTATGTTTGACTAGACCTTTGATTTTGACAGAACATTGTGTACCATGATGCAGTCCGTTTACTCATTCGAAAAAAGTGGAAATTGTATGCTCAGAAAAGATTTCTGTACGTATTTAAAATATACGCTTTAATAAACAACTATATCTACTCCCTTTTAGTTTTTGCAGAATAatgatatacaatataaacataacatcgTTTTACTTCAGACTTAAGCCTTCTTAATTTTTCAGACTGTTACGTATACCGTGCATTTTTTTTGAATACCATCATTAGTGTTGTAGGGCTGGCAAATAGGTGTTGGTCTTACAAAGATGCTGTTATTATTTCGTTGTTTAGGTTAAACACAGCCTTCTACATGCTTTCGCTGTTCTGCATCACGTTCGCAGCGGTGACGTCAGTGATGGCGCCGGACCCAAAGATTTATCATGGTACCCTGCACGTGATACGAGCGGTTTGCGAGGTCCTGTTGCTCGTCATGGTCGGACTCACATTGCTCACGGAAATCAATCAGTTGAGAAGGtcataaaaacatgaacaaataccgtctttttttcatttctagaGCAAAAGAGGGTTATTTCGACGCCATGGTTAATTGTCATTAGGGCACATTAAATGTATTAccaatttatatatttgattaactTTAGTATA contains:
- the LOC128243904 gene encoding uncharacterized protein LOC128243904, yielding MPVKNKSREGGQWRRAQRMEQGNPEANFELDYLDQGFRSEASLSLAAEIGDSAASDQFQREVANKTRTLLIGRQEAEMEVLTDMIVSKTGNFDRALIYVLGHWKNESKILVMVNSLIHRGANTSAADESLKTPLHFAVEQGLKGVTGKLLENDALPHSRDRDGRLALETALKNENDELAALLLAYMPNRFVRGLFLSDNNKPAEFSLHKLIRSEKLQRTVLSVLDCTIESQGSANSIKVYYGALEADEAGQPPDHPEFKYTDKSCLHVIAKQGNKNIVYHDAVRLLIRKKWKLYAQKRFLLNTAFYMLSLFCITFAAVTSVMAPDPKIYHGTLHVIRAVCEVLLLVMVGLTLLTEINQLRRHRLEYFHDVFNWFDFSASILLVVVVPLRFTDNIAQWHVLAIGYILWTLRIFKYAAVFRQSGAYALILSRILVYDFMQFILVFIVILLAFSVSFYLALRGDSGLNIHDETSTFWGILFVGVRSLTEAAPVVEYAGDNGYGILSMILMLCFLFTCIVILLNILIAQVTDTYQKVQQDAQRGLEVNRAWIVSRVELNSCIFGHRYFNRKTHYKEFEEIKDLKSVLDKWESPPLNEMSKYVRDVWDSIDSHRLSLLTVQQRLARQENTLRDIQEQLSCLVEAVGQGGVRPRRSDTEYGPNTERPRFYRSDTEDGSNTVRPTRLGRES